The Papaver somniferum cultivar HN1 chromosome 6, ASM357369v1, whole genome shotgun sequence genome segment tgtttggaagtgtggtaaatcagtttcaagtgagtaagtatgaaagaggacttacatagaaaggatgtcgacacactttgaacacatgcagtaatgcgtatattttttattgttcaaagatattccttaacagctaagaaggaagtaaatcccatgatcgaaattaaataagttaagattcttttaattaaggatttttattatatatggaaaataagaattagtaatgtgcatttgctagttcaagattttccaaggagattttcgatcaaatattttggacagtgcattctcaggaattatgaaaaccgattatgGAAATTgttatagaatatcttgagaatattttctgttttggaaattccttggtgtccaaacttccttgtctgtaAATACTTTGAGTTTGCATTTtgggcaaactaatcctttgtgacagtaaacttcctctgttgtactgttactggtgaagtcgcctattcggagaggagagtaacctaattaggagaaatctcttacgaccgctcagtttaaagtcttctttgggattgagaagctctagcgcgtagcattggtgggaaactagataattgcggtttatcttttgctttcatattgatttgattgactaacgatggttgaactttgattgcacctagtttgtttatgcttgagaatcttctcttctgatataagattcactcagactagttCAAGGTTTTGACgggaatctttagactgttgttagttctaaagacgattttgtgataattcattgttaatagactccgttctgtgcgtgattgatgacaagagattcaagtagttgtgtgcaggtgtttattgaagatctaagaagatttgaagacaaaaaagagatagaatatttctgacttggttatataaatctttggcttgtacaatacttgtttcggtaatagAGGATCCAACAATAATTTATTTATCCGtgtggtattttgatagaatagttgtgAAGAACGGAATCAATACGTTTCCTTAgaattaaaggtattgattgcaaaatctaacgattacctttgggtgattgaacataagatagatcttggaacctggaaaaggagtttatgttaagataaacagaagagcctttgtccaactcatatcacttggttgaagagagttgatattaaacagatttgttgttcctttactgtttggaatacgaaccaaaggaattggtccaagtacgtgacttgtttacaggtcggaggcgtgggaatacagatggaactaggtgaactataggtttagttgattggtctcaactatacgaagttggtttattttgtatagcggcttaatcctgagagtattcgattctggacaaggtcccgggatttttctgcatttgcggttttctcgtgaacaaaatcttgttgtgtcatttactttatattttcgcattataattgttttattataattagagtaaattacacaaacgttaattcttatttacttgataagcaatcctattgtgtttgtttaagtcTGAAGCTTTGTATCAAGTAATGACACTttgtttgttgtattgtctcgatctcgtatccatagacgatcacacaaagtgtgaaccgatttgttgtattgtctcgactcataccatagacaatcactttcagataaAGGACTTAcaagaaggaaaagttttagcttgaagtatatttggataccctcgccttttcaggtatgcgtacttaaacccctggattttgattttaaatgatgttatgcataccgggtagatgtaccatgaagtccaaacatcccgaactacttttcttaaacctaaacttttaagaaccttaaacacatgtcaagttaggtagaaatgaacaataagcaaggtacatggatcattataaatactctaagcaaataaaaacataaatctttctCAGGTTTATAGACGTACCTTTTTATAAGAATCcggtcgaattctacagccttaccgaacataatctgtgtgccacAATTCTCgtgtttccctcaccgtatatatagcagggcattccttggtgaggatgcacttacaacacaatcaagttgcgttgggggtgaacaatatcttgctcaccacaagtgaccgttggattatcatgaaagagatcgcttttagaacctttcacatccaattccatttttccaaaaaacttgttaagttccaacatcatggatactgccttctctatagtcatggaattttttggaagatcattccttttcacactcaaagcatcattggctttctttggtacccacttttgagtgcgtttaggaacaatcagaaccttcttcccattactctcttcaagatttctcggaagataattggattgactattcttttgcaagttagtatttctccaattgggagcatcggatcttgtcttagtctttacgaagttatccttttgataaccattacgattgtgaaaaggattcgtatgacgtttataggcaaatctagatttatcacaacactggttcctttgcctaaaggttgaacAGTTACAACGTGTAGCGTcgaggggattagtcttaacatatgatcttggtttcacaacttcttgtgattcccaaacaagaacatcatgaagtttctcattccttatacagaaacgacatctcctttccaggtgacctttatttccgcaatagtgacaaacataaggaatgttcttacctcgatccattgTGCTGAATttagaggttgatatactttgctctttcgaaccttaactgccgatgaaggtatttcactttttgcatcagtggaaaccttttgttgagaagcatcattagccttgacaaattttacctctttgctagtacttggaacATCTATTCCATTataacccaatcctcgtgtatcacgatgatttttacttgctcctagcatagtggttaatttgcttgaactagtattgaactttttcaagtcatcttccaacatcttgattttatcaagagcagcagttaaatcggCCTCAatacgtttttctcgagcgagataaacgctttctctgtcgtcaaaacttgcttgttgggagttaatccttgcttcagattctgtaagtttctcttccagcaaacaatacttttgataaaggttatcacattcaagtgacttcatacgtaggttttcctcagaatccttgaggatcgattcgttagaacgattcgaaacataaacacctgcgtaacatcttctcaatttcttgttttctcgacagagaggagtcagaagaggagtgacatgagaagttttaatcttctcattttctaacgaattcaaaaccttcacatactcagagacttcctcatcaacatctctatcaatatctgaatcaccttcatcagaaaattGATAcagctgttcttctaggcgtatttcccagacttcaacaggttttacattaagagaatgtttagatactgacctagatgtgacagtcctctccagtgaatccaagctttgaaaatcatctggtaatttatgaacataTATGTTATtcgagatagactcgtccataatcagatcgctataaacatagactgataaggtctttaaacatgtttgcctgctctgataccaattgaaaaaacgggggtacaacaaccacacccaatatttcgattagaaatctgtatgaactaactccaatatactttcaagagaatcaactaaactcaatcttaataaagtatatcaaagagttatatttctcTTTGTCAATTCAATTcttgctcaagcaaatagaaatctgcgagtctaattgaatacaagagaaatcacttgaacggtaccaaagaccaatgttcaagtataaatcaatttcaatcaacaaccaaaggtcggatttccaattgattgattcaaacgcacaacctgtgatctttcaattatataataaaatataatgcggaaaagaaataacacagacaccagattttgttaacgaggaaaccgcaaatgcagaaaacccccgggacctagtccagattgaacacacactgtattaagccgctacagacaccagcctactacaaactaacttcggtctggactgtagttgaaccccaatcaatctcacactgatccaaggtacagttatgctcctacgtctctgatctcagcaggatactacacacttgattcccttagctgatctcagccacaactaagagttgctacaacccaaagtcgaatactttggtaaacaaatctgtatcacatagaaaagtctacggtaatagataaatctgtctcccacagaaatacctacaagtttttgttccgtcttttgataaatcaaggtgaacaggaaccaattgataacctggacttatattcccgacgaacaacctagaattatcaatcacctcacaataatcttaatcgacgtggcgaaagaaaatattgtggaatcacaaacgatgagacgaagatgtttgtgactacttttatatcttgcctatcggagatattaatctcaatccaatcgttacgattgtactcaacaagaTAGAAtcggaaagatcagatcacacaactacgagaaagtagtatcggtctggatatacaatcccaatgaagtcttcaagtcgttaacctggtttataagaagaaacctgaggttaaaggagaatcgactctagctaatacaactagtataacacaggagatgtggggattaggtttcccagttgctagagttctcccttatatagtctttcaaatcaggttttgaaatcaatgttagcttactaacaaagcattcaatattcaccgttagaaaacctgattagattcaagctaatatctttcaactgttagatcgaaaacttagcttgttacacacaaatgaaatgcacgattttaggtttgtgtaaccgtacccaaacatgtacatttgttggttcaacaatagttaaccaaatggttagccatatgagcactttcatatcaaccatatttttcttcaccataactagttcaaatgactcaaatgaactagttagagagttgttcaattgtataaatcttatataactatacaagacacaatcgaagcaaaaacgatttgattcactcgaattgattcatgaactttatagccacggtttgcaatttgcattccttagttaatataaatataagttcacaaataatcgtcttaagatataaccaactcaagttcgcggacttaagttcccggaaggagttcacaaactccagcagatattctcgggatgagaacctccgccagttcgcgtactaggttggcagactgagttcgcggactaagctcacagctcttgttccggttttcctgatcaacaaagtacgcatactttggttcaaggaataaggacatacatatatgtgtttccacacaatgcttatatccaacaatggttatataatctaaactcttatttcaatcattgaaacattcttagaggacgttatatagttgttattcacaaaccatttttcttcaaagacattttcaaagtgattgaaacataacatgactttcgtcactagttaaagatgaacttggccaaggcGAAAgatcaccaacacatatttcgataaatagataagcgagataaactcggctcaaaatagaaaatgtgtataatcaaagtctatatagcaaaatgacttttgtctcaagatagaagatagagtagatagacttttgagtgatagatatgttcaagtctccacatactttttagtcgacgaagttccaccagttccttgagtagttcttcgtcttgtatgatgattgccatggagttcttgagctcaactacactttttatcctagtccgagacttagatatagtagactagaaatcaagacttatagttttgatcactaacattgacaaacatgcttgagatagcaacgcatgcgagttcgaccgagcagtgctctaacagagtcAAAACTATGAAttctaagaaaaagtatttttgtTCTCCTCTTATTCTTGGTCACTCAAAGCAAGAATCTTCCAAGTCAATTAGGGAAAATTATGAGAACACGTCGTCTACTTGGTCTTCTACTTCTCTTACTCAGGCAGGAAGATCTACCATGATCAAACATGTCCTTAATTCAGTATTTTTTTACCAGATGGAACTTTGAACTTACCAAATAATCTCATCAATCATCTTACCGCTATTAAAAGAAAATTCTTCTGGGGTCACTAACCCTATTGCTTGGCACAAAGTATGTAAACCTAAATATATAGGAGGTTAAACATTCAGGATCTATAAAAGCTTAATCTAGCTTTACTTACTATGCTAGATTGAAGAATATGCATTGAGTCAAGTCATCAAAAGTGAAGATATTATTCATCGAAACGTTGAAGCTAAAATTGATCATATACTTGAAATGGTATTACTAAAGGGTGGTAGGAAAACTAAAATTTGGTTGGACCGACGGATTCCAGGCATGAATCAACCCCCAACTCCTAACAATGATTTATTCAGACTCTATGAAGCAGTTGCAGAATTACTTTATCTGACACTAATTTATGGAATGCTAATCTCCTATATCAACTGTTTGATGCTGACACTTATAGAAAAATACAATATTTGTATATTGATTCTACCAAAGAGGATGTCACGGTCTGGATGCATACTAAGGATGGTAAGCTTTCAGTTAAAAGTACTTACAAGATGCTGACTATGTGCAACAAAGAAGTTCAAGTCAATGGGGTAACTATTGAGCCTTTAGTATGGAAAAGTTTATGGAGATGCAGTATTACTCGTAAAATAAAATTCTTTGCATGGAAATGCATCAGAGATATAAATACTATCGGATGCAAACTTGCTCTCTACAATGGTAGTATTGATACTCAACGTGGCATATGTGGAAGCAGTGAAGAAACTATGGAGCACTTAATATTTGAAATGCATGCATGCTAGAGTAGTTTGGAGAGATATTAACGTTGACATTGACTCAGTTAAAAGCAATTGCAGTAGTGTATTTGAATGGGTTCTCAGCTGGTTCTCCTCAAGTAACAAAAAAACCGATAAAAGATGGTTATATACTCTGATAATAGGATCATGGGTGTTATGGAAAGATAAATGTGAATCTATATTTTTTCAGGGAGTATCACTTAACCCTTATAACTATATGTATAAGATTCATTATCATTTAGCTTGCATGATACGGAAAGTATTTCCATAAGTACCAATTTCAACTGATATTCTAGACAGATACCTCCTCCTTTAAGAAGGGATATTAAAATTAAATGTTGATGCGGTTTTTGACCATGAAACTAATCAACTCGATActggattctaatcgatactggattGTTTTGGGTGATCATACAAGTTTCTGTCAAGGCATCAAAGGACAATATGCAAATGGAATATTAAGTCCAGAAATATGAGAATGCATGGTTGGACGAGAAGCTTTGTTATGGGCAAAATAGAAAGCAACCACCAAGGATTCACGTCGAAGCTAATACAGAAGCGGTCATTCATTCCATTACTGGAAATTCATTACTCGTTCAACAGGAGAATTAGAATATTATTAAGGATAAACATTTAGTCTTGAGTTTTAATTATTGTAGCTTATCCCAAAGGATGTTTGTTTTTTGCTGACTCGGGGTTTGGATATGACTCGGACCCGTTTGAGTCAGGTAATAAAATACCACCGATTCATGGGAACAGATCCAGATGAGACAGGTGATATCAGTCAGATCCATGCGCCAGGAGAAAACAAACAAGGTGTTGGTCGTGATGATAGTTAGGTAGCAAATTCCATTGCTAAAACGGTTAGAGAGACTCCTCCGCGGTAGAAGCTTGTAATAATTTCTCTGTTGCCATTGGTAGTCTTCTGGCAAAAAACCAGAACTCCTCTACCAACTGAAGCTAATAAAATTTcactttatccaaaaaaaaaaagaagcaaaactGCAAAAAGGCCTTCCTTGAAAGCCGTAACAATACCAAGACTCATAGCGGTTCATGAATTACGCGAAATAAAAGCACAATCTTTATGCAAAAGCTGGATGTTTTCTTCTCCGGGGCATATTTGCTATTTACAAGCTTCATGTATACACTATTTGTACTAGTCGCAACAAAGAAGTATCGACTAGAGATATAATATGTCAATAAAATGTTTCCTACAATTCTAATTTAAAAAAGGAGAAAATCAACTGCGTCTACTTTGTATCTCTTTGTTGTAGAAATATGACCCTACGCTGAGACTTCAATTCTAATCTAATAAAGGAGAAATTTAGCTGCGCTTACTTCGTATCTCTTTGTTGCAACAATCTGACCCTTCGTGTGAGAAGTGAGATTTCAAACCCATCCAACACtgatagtagttgtgatccaTACAAGGAGATTCAAGGGCCCATGGACAGACTCTAGGAATCAAACTTGATTCAAACATGAAAGCCATGGTTTCTGTTATTTTGGATGGTGCTTCATCAGTTCCACGTCCCACTGTTGTCTGTCAACATCCAAAGAGAAAATTAGAGTGTCCTAGTGAGCGAGAAAGTTAAGCAAATTTTTTCAGAAGCCGAGAACAAATCTCAAGAACTAAAAGGAAACTGTTTTCTGTTGTTTGTATTTTCAATTACCAAGAACATGAGAATACTTTTAGTATAATTCAATAAACTGAGTAATTTGCTGACATCATTTATCCACAAACATGTTTTGTAAACAGAGAAAAACGTCTTCGTCAATCGTCTTAGAAATGGCCAACTTCAGGCTGTATTCAAAAACTACTTTTTGAAACGAATTTAGGAACAGCCATCCTTTGTTTTGGGAAAACCGAAGACTGTTAACTGGATTACAATTTACAAACAAAGAACCTGTAGCAGTCACTAGTTTGGGGAAATTTGTACCTCAAATGTATTTGTATCAGGACCATGAGGAGTCATGCAGCTATGAAGACTTGCTCCACCTGGGAGAAATCCATCAGCTTTAGCCTACACCCACCTCAGGAAAATCACGTGTGTTAGTCAGAAAATTATGCACTGTTAGCACACTAGCATTGTTTATAAACATAACGAGCTAACATCGGACACTAAGATGGCATACTAACATAGAAGAACCCTTATCCTTATTTCAAGAAGGAATTATCCATTATGTATACAGTAGTTCATGGTACTAAGATGCCATCTTCTGGTCAGTTTCCAACCAATATATGCAAGAATGGTTGAACTctctttatttttcataaatgaCAATCTTATGGGTGAATTCATTCCAGAAGATTAAACAGCGTGAGGCTTTACCTCATATTTTCCATATATCAGACCCATGAATTCACTCATACAATTGCGATGGTAATATGGAGGGCGAAATGTGTGCTCAGCAACCAACCATCTGGGtgggaaaataacaaaatcaagcaATGCTACGCCAGGTTTATCAGTTGGTGCAGTCAATACTGAAATCAGTGGACACATGAATACTGTTAAAAATGAAAGAAATAACTTCCGAAAGAAAAAAGTAGGGAAAGAAGATGACTTTTTTCATGACGACTTAATTCAGATAGGTGAGACATGTAGGATACCTACCTGTGTTTACTGAAGGATCACCATGATCCATCAAGACGGTGTTAAATGGGCAGAACTTATGTAGATCATACTGTAGGGTACATCATGAAGGAGATTTCAAGATATTAGTCACAACTATTTTGTTAAGCTAGACAAATAGAAGAgctaaaatttcatgaaaattctaaTGTAATGCTGATAGAGCGAAGGATGCTATTGGCACAAATTCTCACCTTATAAGGTACATAATTCCCATGCCATGCTACCACATTAAATGGCGAAAAATTCTGTTTTGCAGTGAATAATTCACCCccaaatttttggacaataatGTACCCAGGATGAACTTCATCTTCAAACCAGGCAGTAGGTACAAGAAAATCCCTTGTAGCAGCAAGACCATTAGCACCTAAAAAGAAAATCATAATAGATGTTTCATAATTGCAACTTCAAGTTGGAGCCATTGAATAAAACCTCAAATGGATGAAACCATTCGTATATTTGCCCCCGGTGAGATGCTCAATAAAATTAATACCTATTGGGCCTAGATCGGGAAGCTGAAAATGAGTACCGAAAACCTCAGCCACATAACCACGCGAGGGTCCATCTGGAAGGTCAATAGAAAATCGGAATCCTTGAGGCAAGACAACTATTTCACCAGGACAGACGTGCAATTTCCCACACTCAGTTGTGATCGATAATCCTGGTTAGGCAACAACATTTTGAGATTTTAATGCTAGTAAAGTACTTTTAACAAGAAATAAGTAGTCTTTCTTAGTTGGTTACATGACTTCTAGGTAGACCTATATAAGTTGCGACCTGCTCAGAACTTTCTGC includes the following:
- the LOC113287515 gene encoding homogentisate 1,2-dioxygenase-like isoform X2 — protein: MLPYPYSTTKAADNTKLIVFKVLIARIQILRYKLPGLSDSGFGNSFSSEAIQGALPQGQNNPLVCPFGLYAEQISGTAFTAPRKLNQRSWLYRIKPSVTHEPFKPRTPTHKKLVSEFNQSTSSATPTQLRWKPEEIPDSPTDFIDGLYTICGAGSSFLRHGFAVHMYSANKSMENCAFCNADGDFLIVPEKGRLSITTECGKLHVCPGEIVVLPQGFRFSIDLPDGPSRGYVAEVFGTHFQLPDLGPIGANGLAATRDFLVPTAWFEDEVHPGYIIVQKFGGELFTAKQNFSPFNVVAWHGNYVPYKYDLHKFCPFNTVLMDHGDPSVNTVLTAPTDKPGVALLDFVIFPPRWLVAEHTFRPPYYHRNCMSEFMGLIYGKYEAKADGFLPGGASLHSCMTPHGPDTNTFETTVGRGTDEAPSKITETMAFMFESSLIPRVCPWALESPCMDHNYYQCWMGLKSHFSHEGSDCCNKEIRSKRS
- the LOC113287515 gene encoding homogentisate 1,2-dioxygenase-like isoform X1, with the protein product MLPYPYSTTKAADNTKLIVFKVLIARIQILRYKLPGLSDVSTGANELLYQSGFGNSFSSEAIQGALPQGQNNPLVCPFGLYAEQISGTAFTAPRKLNQRSWLYRIKPSVTHEPFKPRTPTHKKLVSEFNQSTSSATPTQLRWKPEEIPDSPTDFIDGLYTICGAGSSFLRHGFAVHMYSANKSMENCAFCNADGDFLIVPEKGRLSITTECGKLHVCPGEIVVLPQGFRFSIDLPDGPSRGYVAEVFGTHFQLPDLGPIGANGLAATRDFLVPTAWFEDEVHPGYIIVQKFGGELFTAKQNFSPFNVVAWHGNYVPYKYDLHKFCPFNTVLMDHGDPSVNTVLTAPTDKPGVALLDFVIFPPRWLVAEHTFRPPYYHRNCMSEFMGLIYGKYEAKADGFLPGGASLHSCMTPHGPDTNTFETTVGRGTDEAPSKITETMAFMFESSLIPRVCPWALESPCMDHNYYQCWMGLKSHFSHEGSDCCNKEIRSKRS